The following DNA comes from Corynebacterium lizhenjunii.
TCGGCCACGTCCATGGAGCCGAACAAGGTGTCCTCTCCGAATGCTGCGCGTTTTGTCAGGTCCTGATACTGGAAGTCTCTCCGTTGGAACTTGCCCGCCCCGAGGTAGCCCCACTCGGCGAAGGTCAGGGGCTCCCCGCTGGGGATCGTCATGGTCAGGGCGTCGGCCTGCACGATGTTGATCGTGAGAACTGCGCGAGCAGCCGCCGCCCACGTGCCGTCCGGATCCTCGCCGATGAAGTCCGTGAAGATGGAGAGGAGGTTGGCGCGGCAAATCTCGGCGTTGTCGGTAAGCAGCTCGATGCCGTAGGTGCTCATGAGGGCAAGGAGTGCGTAGTGGCGACGCTCGAAGTCGTTCTTGCCGTATCGGGCTTGGACGGTCGAGAGCTTGCGGCGCAGGATCTCTTGGAGGAAGGCGCCCTCACCGCAGGCAGGTTCGAGGACACGAGCATCGATACGCTCCGACTCGTCTTTAACCAGGTCAAGCATGTCGTTGACCATCCACTCCGGGGTAAAGACCTCGCCGTGGTCGGCCACGCGTTGCTTCGACTTTACTAGTTGCATCTGCT
Coding sequences within:
- a CDS encoding N-6 DNA methylase → MQLVKSKQRVADHGEVFTPEWMVNDMLDLVKDESERIDARVLEPACGEGAFLQEILRRKLSTVQARYGKNDFERRHYALLALMSTYGIELLTDNAEICRANLLSIFTDFIGEDPDGTWAAAARAVLTINIVQADALTMTIPSGEPLTFAEWGYLGAGKFQRRDFQYQDLTKRAAFGEDTLFGSMDVAEIFTPDTSFPPMTVGEIAARGAQSA